In Notolabrus celidotus isolate fNotCel1 chromosome 5, fNotCel1.pri, whole genome shotgun sequence, the genomic window TGTTCATCTGCTGCGAGAACCCTAACTTCATTGACGGAGACCTGTCTTGCCAGTGGCAGTCCATGAGTTATGACGGCAGCTGGATAGCAGGGAAAACTGCAGGCGGCAGCCGTTCTAGCTGTGAGTCCACTTTAGACTTTTACTTTTGACTtcaaaaagcaacatttctcatcgttttgatttcttcatgtacaaaaaaagaacatcagtGTACAATCTACTGAAGCTTTAACTGCATTTAATGTTTCTCATCCCCTGTAGCTTCCTATTATACAAATCCTCAGTACCGAATGCAGGTGACTAAAATCGATGACACAGAGAAGGAGGACAAGAACCTTTATTTGTCCCTGATGCAGAAACCTAAGCTGCAGAATCGCAGAGAGCAGAAGAACAGATCCGACCCCATTGCACTTGCTATCTACCAGGTTAGCATCCCTGATTATGTTTGACTTTacagacttaaagctgctgttggtaggaatggtgtaaaaactaCTATTtttctgggtttggagaaaaggtcataataaccatcggtactcatctgtgagtgaagtaatttgaggttatggcgaaatctctgtgttttccaatagtatcaagcaatgttactATCCCCCTCATTCCCTTTATCACGGACcgatcagagctactccccaaccctctgtcctgattggtcgagtggtggCCCCACTAcatcgccctgattggctgggaagccactacttcctcatagaacgtgcacatcaatcttttgtgggcggggtaggacagcagagaggggaggggtagtgttgacattccaaATCTCTCtaagaactgatgtttatatcacgactaccaacagaaGCTTTAATCACCAAAAAGCACAAATAGCTTCTAAGCCAGTTGAAATAATATGAAACACAAATAATGAAAGGAAaacattcatatatatataaatactaaCTGTCTTCCTGTTTCACATTCAACAGGTTCCAGAAGGGGTAAGAGCAAACCTCACACTCCACCTGTGCACACCAAGCTAATGATCCACATTCACACAGTCAGAATAATGTGACATAATTCTCAGTTAATCATTTCATCCCATAAAACAAGGCCTTTGTTATTTTCAGACACCAGCAGGTCGCCTGTCAAGGGACTTCTTTGATAGAAACAGGTCCATAGGCACGGTACAGAACTACACCCACAGCAGGGAGATGGTTGAGGAGTACAGTGTGCAGCCCGGGGAGTACGTCATCGTCCCCTTCACAATGAAGCCCTACCTGAACGGCGAATACGTTCTCACAGTCtactccaagtctgaggccaagATCACGTAAGGACTGATTCATATTTATAAACCTAAAATAAGAATGGCTCATGAAAATATCTTAGAATTTGCTTTTCATTTAGAGAAATAAACCAAATTGTTCAGTTCAGTGTTTCATGAAAAGCTGTCTTCACTTAAAATTTCTCCTAAAATAAGCGAGGATTTCAATTGAAACTACAGGCTTTAAATTCCAGCTTTCAAGCCTTGGTAcagggttttattttgttacgTTGCAGCTTGTTGCATTGAACACTGTTGGTGATAATTGTTGTTATTAAAAtagatttgaaataaaataacctACTAGATAAAACTACCAAATACAGTCTGTAAATGAAGCATTAATGTTGGCTTTTATATCAAAAGGAGGTTAACCCTTGTGTTTTCCCCATTTTTGCTGTGCAGCTTTTGTCTGTGTAGTTATGTCTGTTTAAAAACCACATGGTATAAAGTTTCACCAGATtctgtattttatctttttcacCAACTCCCTTTGAACTCATTCATACaacttttaaccctttgtgcatTATTTGTGGTCAACATGGCTTATTTACATGAAACTATGACTGAATTtggggttttaaaaaaaacatttgaaaccactttttattttttaattgcagcAAATAGTTACACTTGTTGTCCTCCTGGGTGGACCCAGACAATTTCACTTATTATAGAGCATAATGTATAATTTATCActacattttgttttacacCTCTTCAGTCATCTTCATTCCAAGTCATTGACTTAGGTTTtacaattatttatacaatATACAGTCCATAATGCCCATTTACATGAAATCATACATTTTTGTGTGTCAGATTTAGCTGAAATTTTGAATTATTGTCAGTATAATTCTGATCAGAGGAATATTTGGAGACTACAAATCACTGATGGGTCTCTATAAAAAAATTGGTCAAGACAATATTTTGAAACTGAGAGTGATTTATCCGTCTCATATTCTGCTCTTCATCCAGCCCCCATGATAAACACGATGACGATGACCATGACCATGACCATGACCATGACCACGACCACGAGGAGAAGGACAAGGAGAACCTGATCCTTCCAGAGGTAAATGAGTTAAAGAATGTTGTGCAACCTTTACCTGTCAGTTAGAAAGATCAGAATAACATCTGACCGAATAACTTCATATCTTTAGACACCAACTGACAAAAAGGACAAGGACGACGTTAAAGATTCCGTTCATGCCCTTTTCAGCCGCTATGCCGATCAGGTGAGtaattctctctgtttttggaTGTATTCCAATCTTCCTCTCTTCATTCATCcgatttgtttttcttgtttcaattgaGAACACTTtctgttgtctgttttaaaaGAGAGGTGAGCTCAGTGCCTATCAACTCCGGAAACTCATGAATGATCAATTCCCTCGTGGTGAGTTATTCATGACATGCACACCCGCAATGCATTCGTTGTTAATCAAAATCTAGTGTCTCCTTTTCAacaactgtttctgtttcaatcATTCACAGGATCCAAATATGGCTTTGGTTTTGACACCTGCAGGAGCATGATTGCCTTAGTGGATGTATcctaaaaagaacattttgtatATAATATATCTGAATATTCACCCTCCATGTTCATGCTGTTGagtcaaaatgaaatgtgttttgtctGCTCATGATGTGAACTCcttaacatgcaaaaaaaaagaccgACCAAAACAGGAGGATGAGCATCGTTGAATTCAGGAGCCTGTGGACAAAGGTCCAAGAATTCAAGGTAAAGCAGCAAATACTGATTTGATGAGACACATATATGATACACTTTCCTGTTGACAGTAACTAAAAAACACACTTACATGTTTTAAGTGCTTTAATTAAAATCAGTTGAATCTTCTTTGCAGGTTCACTTTGACCGCGCAGATCTGAATGAGAACGGAACCCTGTCTGACTACGAGGTCCAGAAGGCAATTGAACATGCAGGTAACACCATTCACCAATGAAACTCTCAGAATAATATCATCCAAGAAAGGGGAACATGATTGATTTTCACTGTTTTAACTGCAATACTTTCCCCTCATATCTGCACCAGGACTGAGCACAAACGACACCATGGTGAGGTTGATGATTTACCGTTACTCTGGCTTCTCTTCCACCACCATGGAGGACTTCATCACTATCATGTTGCGCCTGCAGAAGTCATCAAGTGAGTAATATGTTATCAGTTTGAAAACTATGCTCTTGTTGGGGGGGAATTTTGCCacttgtgtgtttaatgttaTCATTAAGTATCAGAGGAAGCCAAAAGTAGCCCAACTGGGGCACCAACTTATGCAGGGGTGGTGTAAAAGTGcatacacatgcaaacacaaatgaGCATCAACTTAGCCTTTTCTGTCTCCACTTATAAATCTACTTTAACTATATAGCATACAGAAGCTATTGagttgcaaccatagactgtataaataatggacgtagtatccatgatgtcactcatctgttcctgagcactgttttgaagttggcggcagccatattggaaatgctgaactcaaccaagcgtagtgtgaggtaaagaggcggggtttcagcctcctagccaacagctatgtgttcccgcctgtcagtcatgcccttatttgggcaaactcctaatcttaatatcttctgaactgtcaggttagaaaaaaaattcaccccctgtacagtgtgtgccgacagagaTATTAGcaacgtagacccaagctgtttttgaaccaggctgtaaacatgttgaatgttgcagtcgatgaactgcagtttgtaacactgcTGCATGgtcttcatattttgaggccagaggttgctgcttggtttcaacACTTTTCACATCTTTGACGCAGCAAACACCCAATCATATTTTAGCATTCTGGGGTGGCACAGAATCAGTGGCAAATCTAGTTGTTGGAGCATGGCACCCTTGTGGCACAGTGCAAATGATAGATTTTATGGTGCACTGCTTCATACAACGTGCAGTCAGTCAGCCCACTCTCTATGCATGGAGCAAAACTTGATGTCCGAGCCTTATATAGTTTGTTGACATCCTATTCTCTCCTTGCAGATTAActcccagaatgttttttttttaagttgtccaTTTCTAgcaaaaaatatctacaaaaatagtagctaaccttaaaataaaaccttgaaaatagaacatgtaatgagttttctgcctttctttttgtcagatgggtcctaagtttagggttagtgaacagttaatgatcaaaagcatcagtagcagcaggttaattcatagtggcacagtaaacacagacacatgctcatacaggtagggtgattttctgcagaccagctaaatgaagccacattaaatcactttgaggaacagtgggggtcccaagtctttggcacccatattttggggggggtttcgggctgaaaagtttgggaacccctgctctatagTTAGaggctgcaggtggatgctAGGGAGGTGGTTGGACTGAAAGTTGGAGCACAGCTGATGCAGGGTGGAAACTCTGCAGCTTATATAGACCTAAGTGGGAGGAAACTTTGTCATGTGATAGTGAGAATGACGCATGGCAAGTGTGAAAACAGTGCAGCGAGAGTTCCCTGCCTGAACTAGGATGCAGGCGCAATTTTATAAAGAATCagagtttttaaatgtgataagCTAATGTTGTAttcaaaatgtgactttttttatttcatcacagacATCTTCAAGGACAAGTCCTCTGATGGAGTGATCGTCTTGTCCTGGGACGAGGCAAGTCAATTTTCAGTTCATTGCTGGAGTATTATTTTCCATTCTTAAGGCATCTGACATGTAGATTAATATCATGTGGCAGAAATATTCACATCATCTACTGCATGTAAAAGTACTAATATTAGGTGTGGAAAGTCTCTGTGTAACATTAGTAAAATGTGCACATATCAGAAGTGCATATCTTGTCAGCAAACCTGAGGCAGCTGTTAAAGAAATGTATAAAAGTACAACATTTCCTTCTTGAGAACAGTTTTATTGAAGGATTAGGTTCAGCACCTTCAGTAGATGCACTCAAATGTTAAAGATTCTAAcattcctgtctttgttttttcctcagTGGTCCAACAACTTCATGTACAACTAAAAACCCAGCTGACACAGGAGCACAGGAGACGCACGGACAAAGGAAGAGTCCTGTAACCAATCACTGCTGTTATTAAATTTAACGTCTACCTGTGCACAACCTGTAAAGCAAAACCTGTAACACGTTACTGTGATCAAGTGATCTGTGTGAAATAAACGTTGTTACTCTTTGAAACATGAGCTCAAGTGTTGTTCTTGTATGTTCTaatcatagactatataaaatatggaggtagtgtccgtgacatcacccatctgtttctgaagtgctgttttgaggccaatcgtcggcggcagccatattgctgctttcaagcgaacagctacagtgttcccgcctgtcaatcaagtcagctgtgcctctcattggaagactcataatctcaatatcttgctgtaaagatcgccttttttgaattggtgtgtatgtggtttctggtacttccagagccagcctcaagctgatcctggatgaacagcagtttttagcacttcctcactggactcatatttttagaccggaggttgccgcttggttttaacacCAAACTGTAGAACACATGGAAAGCAACAGGGGGAAATGTTGAGCAGGGATTATTTTATTAACTCAACACTGattacaacagaaaaaaaacaacagatccAAACATAACTTCAAAAGTTCACTCACAATCCAACATTTATCCATCCTCCAAAAGGAGCAATGACACAAATTTCCTATGTACATTATTTAGGATGTTTCAAGAGGCTTGTCGAGCGCCATATTTACAAGTCAGCACTCCTGTTTCACAGTAATAAATCAACAATCCAGCTCTCAAAGTCCACAAAGAAAACCTCTTTCAAGACTGTGGGCACACTCTGCTGTTTGAATTTGTCCACTACAGAGTGTGATGGGTTTTGATGTTGCAGCAAAATGTGATCcatttcataaaaacacaaaaaccaaCAGTGAACTGATCCTACTACAAGTATGTGTAGCACAAGTGTGAAAAGGCTCATTCCTCTTTTGTTCTccaaaattataaaaacaaacaaaaacaatcaccTCAGAGTTTCCTCGATGAGTTGTTTCCTCATGCAACGTAATAATGCTGCAAAAACTCCCTTTGCAGCAAATGTGTATTAATTCAAAGGCTGCAAAAAGAACATAAGAAATTATCTACTTTTTTAAGGAATGGAGtaaaaactacatttcccagaTACCTTGGGAAATCACTGAACCATGTTGGAGTTGGAGGGTTGCAGTAGCCGGTTAGGGAGTTATTGACAAAAGAGGCAAACTATTCAGTGTTGGTTTTGATCTTTTAATAACACGTGTAGAGGAGAAAGGAATTAAATAACATCCACCTTGTTatctacattaaaaaaagacgttTCGTGCCTCGACAGGATGTTTTACAGATAAAGGAAACACAGCTCTcagtcctcctccttctctatGTAGGTCTTACAAGACGCGCGTGCCATCTGTCTCGCCATGTACCTCTCTCTCGCCGAACTGACGGCCTGATCCGTGCTGCGCTTTGCAAACTTGTTCGCCTTCTCCTCGccttcctgtttttcttcctcctctgcttcctttgtgacttcctccttcctctctgggcttttctcttccttcttcaCCACTGTCTCCCCCTCCgcttcctttctcctctctttagCGTCTTCCTGATCTTTGTCCATCCGCTTGTCCTCATCTGgattcctcttctctctctctccattcttatctttctctctttctttggggctcctctctctcttcccctgcCTGTCTTCCCTCCCTGTATCTCCCTTACTTCTGTTTCTGTCGtcttctctgcctctgtctctgtctctatccCTATCTCTGTCGtcttctctgcctctgtctctgtcgtcttctctgcctctgtctctatccctgtctctgtctttccttctaTCTCTGTCATCTCTTCTTCCCCCGTGTCTTTCGCTCCTTTCCCTTCCCCTGTTtcggtctctgtctctgtccctgtctctatccctgtctctgtctctgtccttgtctctgtccctccctctgtctctatcTTGATCTCTGTGACTCTTCTTATGCcggtctctctccctctctttctctttctcctctccgcTCCCTGATGACGGCGACCTCTGTCTGTACTGACGTTTAGAGTGTGAGGAGCCAATCCCGGGCTTGATAAACCCAGACTTCTGTTCATGCCCCTCTTCATTGTCACTGCATGAACTTGGTACTTTATCATGGGAGGTTGGTGAGGAGACGGGCGAGGTCTTCGCTGTTTCTTTTGcagttttatttctgtgtgaGCAGGAAGAGatagaaacacatttaaaggtttAGAAAATGTTCTCAAGTAATGCTTGTTTTACTTACGAATAACCGAGTCACATGCAGCTCTGACTTACTTAATTGCTGAGCGATCTggtatctcctcctctcctacaGTCTGATTCAGCAGGTGTCTGTAGAAGCCGCTCAGGTCTTTTTGCTTCTTCACGTCCAAGGCAGCTACGCAGAAAGAGAAAGTTTAATCCAAGCACACTAATCGCTTTACTTACAGGACCACAATCTTGTCATTTCATCTCTATAGGCAACTTTTCAACACCTTATTAAGTAAGATTATTACTTAATCTTCTCCCGACTCCGCCCACTACTCTCCTtccctgcagctgaaaccctgatccattcATTTATCACCTCCAGGATTGACTACTGTATCAGCATCCTATATGGTTCATCATtcaaagtcctcaataaactccagtaTACCCAGAACTCAGCTTCCcgtctactcactcactcccatTCCCGTGATCACACCaccacccctgtcctccaacacctccactggcttcctgtcccccaacgTATTCAAattcctcctcctgacttacaaagccctccatcacctggccccctcctatctcactgacctgcttcaccctcacaatCCCTCCCATGGTCTCCGCTCCTtcaatgaaaacctcctctccccaccctgtaggaccaagcaccaaacctggggcAACAGGGCTgactccattgctgcccccgccCTATGGAACTCCAtccccaaacacatacgcaactccactgacctccaaacatttaaatccaagctccaaacacacctcttcagaactgcttttaactgctaatgtttttatatccactgtgtttctatttttgtttctttttattgtgtcttttattgtgtgctatttgtgaagtgtctttgagttttctgaaaagagctatatgaataaaatgtattattatcattattataagaTAGCATTTCCCTGTCCAGATTAAAAGGATCATAAAAGCTTCTTTGGACAAATGTAATTCTAAAAGCATTAATGCATTAATTGAAATGTcctcacttgtgcacatcactTCCAAATGTATCCACAGACATCCTTAAAACAGTTGTACAGTATCAGTCTAACCTTCAATCGCTGcttgtctcttctctctctccagttcctccttctgctcctccagTTTCTGCTTGTAAGCGGACGTCACGTACGCCTCCTTATCTGCAAATTGCTCTCCTtctgcctccctctccttctgGATCTTCCTCTCGTCCCTTCGTTCCTGTTCTTTCTTACGGTCCTCAACGGCTTTCATTAACTGGTGGATATACTTTGGCTgtaacaaacagacacaaaacattTATTATGAAGCAGAGTTTTACTTACCAGCTAATCTAGATCATTCTTAAATCCAAGTgtgagaaaataacagcaacacagCAGGTCAGGGAAAGTGGGATTACCTTTTTGTCAGTGCCGTGCAGAAGTT contains:
- the LOC117812850 gene encoding calpain-1 catalytic subunit-like, whose translation is MPGSCTSIINLRYQDGSEGSASNPARFNSQDFTHLRDSYVRRGSLFVDNTFAPNNSSLGDLPGMPSWREDEVQWLRPKDIMALSNNSDEPVFCSKGASRFDFGQGQVGNCWFLAAISALTFHKTLMVQVVPMDQSFKKYAGIFHFRFWRFGKWVDVVIDDHLPVIDNRPLSVSSKSGNEFWAPLLEKAYAKVCGSYADMHAGLSSEACKDFSGGVAMTYELNKTHDRNHTDKIWLSLSNATGCNSMICCGTPQKGGRLVNTIGDTGLVDAHAYSVTAVTEVEYYGSKVRLVRVMNPWGQTEWKGDWSDKSDKWNGVSSLDRERCFDRDDGEFWIELEDFCRFFLLLFICCENPNFIDGDLSCQWQSMSYDGSWIAGKTAGGSRSSSSYYTNPQYRMQVTKIDDTEKEDKNLYLSLMQKPKLQNRREQKNRSDPIALAIYQVPEGTPAGRLSRDFFDRNRSIGTVQNYTHSREMVEEYSVQPGEYVIVPFTMKPYLNGEYVLTVYSKSEAKITPHDKHDDDDHDHDHDHDHDHEEKDKENLILPETPTDKKDKDDVKDSVHALFSRYADQRGELSAYQLRKLMNDQFPRGSKYGFGFDTCRSMIALVDTDQNRRMSIVEFRSLWTKVQEFKVHFDRADLNENGTLSDYEVQKAIEHAGLSTNDTMVRLMIYRYSGFSSTTMEDFITIMLRLQKSSNIFKDKSSDGVIVLSWDEWSNNFMYN
- the nsrp1 gene encoding nuclear speckle splicing regulatory protein 1 isoform X1, translating into MLNHRYSAQYGLILPQKKGASKSAMLQKPCVFGDDSDDETSVGESLQKEAVKKKMMKQTRLEMQKALDEDSTVYDYDAVYDDIQTQRLESNKKLLHGTDKKPKYIHQLMKAVEDRKKEQERRDERKIQKEREAEGEQFADKEAYVTSAYKQKLEEQKEELEREKRQAAIEAALDVKKQKDLSGFYRHLLNQTVGEEEIPDRSAIKNKTAKETAKTSPVSSPTSHDKVPSSCSDNEEGHEQKSGFIKPGIGSSHSKRQYRQRSPSSGSGEEKEKERERDRHKKSHRDQDRDRGRDRDKDRDRDRDRDRDRDRDRNRGRERSERHGGRRDDRDRRKDRDRDRDRGREDDRDRGREDDRDRDRDRDRGREDDRNRSKGDTGREDRQGKRERSPKEREKDKNGEREKRNPDEDKRMDKDQEDAKERRKEAEGETVVKKEEKSPERKEEVTKEAEEEEKQEGEEKANKFAKRSTDQAVSSARERYMARQMARASCKTYIEKEED
- the nsrp1 gene encoding nuclear speckle splicing regulatory protein 1 isoform X2, which translates into the protein MAAPTKQYGLILPQKKGASKSAMLQKPCVFGDDSDDETSVGESLQKEAVKKKMMKQTRLEMQKALDEDSTVYDYDAVYDDIQTQRLESNKKLLHGTDKKPKYIHQLMKAVEDRKKEQERRDERKIQKEREAEGEQFADKEAYVTSAYKQKLEEQKEELEREKRQAAIEAALDVKKQKDLSGFYRHLLNQTVGEEEIPDRSAIKNKTAKETAKTSPVSSPTSHDKVPSSCSDNEEGHEQKSGFIKPGIGSSHSKRQYRQRSPSSGSGEEKEKERERDRHKKSHRDQDRDRGRDRDKDRDRDRDRDRDRDRDRNRGRERSERHGGRRDDRDRRKDRDRDRDRGREDDRDRGREDDRDRDRDRDRGREDDRNRSKGDTGREDRQGKRERSPKEREKDKNGEREKRNPDEDKRMDKDQEDAKERRKEAEGETVVKKEEKSPERKEEVTKEAEEEEKQEGEEKANKFAKRSTDQAVSSARERYMARQMARASCKTYIEKEED